The Candidatus Polarisedimenticolia bacterium genome window below encodes:
- a CDS encoding SpoIIE family protein phosphatase: MLLAAATVLYSGLWMYCIRAQPRAVMGIQFDDPHGADSLRVSQVIEGSGAKAAGVQPGDIVRAIDGWTVVAYTSFPETVTRGWPGDVVRLTIERPGESAPRVLPVMLGPPPAGRGERTRAQAIATQAVGSFPVMFLAVGFFVLFMRLQDRNAWLLALLFASFIAVAPMLNLEGVIPRSLRGFAAAYKIIFNGLFGAFAYYFCAVFPVPSPIDRRVPWLKSWLLAAAAAVVVPLGIAAYWAGGRAPLFRFADRIGPTATAAGLAIYFFGATALALASLVWNGLSAPAAEARRRTRVIVWGTVAGVLPFMALNAAAVLTHRDPYSFPFWVWSPSVLAVLLLPLSFAYAIIMHRVLEIPLLLKRGARYLLVQRGFTLLLIVAGFALTVLFARWSSGFLLARLDLGAAAGTTLGAGFGIALVWTGTRLRTRVTERIDRAFFRSAYDARQIMQALAEKTSAATTREELGAFLAGHIRQALHPSTLAIYLEDCGGSLVAVHGASPGGPERIPPAGSSMDRVTDSGRRVPLFGRDGRQAGVILLGERLSEEPYSKEDRLLLTSVASQAALALENIRLAGQMAERLEAERRATVELELAKEVQSRLLPRRVPRLQTLDCAGHCLQARAVGGDYYDFLELGGGRVGLVLADIAGKGIAGALMMATLQANLRSQSGLAQEDLRGMLCRLNQAMRESIADHRYATLFFGCYEDTTRRLRYTNCGHNPPILLRTDGSVERLAATATILGAFEAWDCTVAETTLAPGDALLLYSDGITEARGDQDDEFGEARLLETLRRHRHAEAPALVAAVLQAVREFSAGEQADDITLVAARCR; this comes from the coding sequence ATGCTGCTCGCCGCGGCGACCGTCCTCTACAGCGGCCTGTGGATGTATTGCATTCGCGCCCAGCCGCGGGCGGTGATGGGCATTCAGTTCGACGACCCGCACGGCGCGGACTCTCTGCGCGTGAGCCAGGTCATCGAAGGCAGCGGTGCGAAGGCGGCCGGAGTGCAGCCGGGAGACATCGTGCGCGCGATCGACGGCTGGACCGTCGTGGCCTACACCTCTTTTCCGGAGACGGTGACCCGCGGTTGGCCGGGCGACGTCGTACGCCTGACGATCGAGAGACCCGGGGAGTCCGCTCCCAGGGTCCTGCCGGTGATGCTTGGCCCGCCGCCCGCGGGGCGGGGCGAGCGGACGCGGGCGCAGGCTATCGCCACACAGGCCGTCGGCTCCTTCCCCGTGATGTTCCTCGCCGTGGGGTTCTTCGTCCTGTTCATGCGCCTGCAGGATCGCAACGCCTGGCTGCTGGCGCTTCTGTTCGCCAGCTTCATCGCGGTCGCGCCGATGCTGAACCTGGAGGGGGTCATCCCGCGTTCCCTGCGCGGCTTCGCCGCCGCCTACAAGATCATCTTCAATGGCCTGTTCGGGGCCTTTGCCTATTACTTCTGCGCGGTCTTCCCGGTTCCCTCTCCGATCGATCGACGAGTGCCCTGGTTGAAATCGTGGTTGCTGGCGGCGGCCGCGGCCGTGGTCGTGCCGCTGGGGATCGCGGCCTACTGGGCCGGCGGCCGCGCCCCCCTGTTCCGGTTCGCCGATCGGATCGGTCCGACGGCGACCGCCGCAGGTCTCGCGATCTACTTCTTCGGAGCCACGGCGCTCGCTCTCGCCTCGCTGGTGTGGAACGGTCTGAGCGCTCCCGCCGCCGAGGCGCGACGCAGGACCAGGGTCATCGTCTGGGGCACGGTCGCGGGTGTCCTGCCCTTCATGGCGCTGAACGCCGCGGCCGTCCTCACGCATCGGGACCCGTACAGTTTCCCCTTCTGGGTGTGGTCGCCGAGTGTCCTGGCCGTCCTGCTGCTGCCGCTGTCGTTCGCCTACGCCATCATCATGCACCGGGTCCTGGAGATCCCGCTGCTCCTGAAGCGGGGGGCGCGCTACCTGCTGGTGCAGCGCGGCTTCACGCTGCTGCTCATCGTCGCGGGGTTCGCCTTGACGGTTCTCTTCGCCCGCTGGTCCTCGGGATTCCTGCTGGCCCGCCTGGATCTCGGCGCGGCCGCCGGCACCACCCTCGGGGCGGGATTCGGCATCGCTCTCGTGTGGACGGGCACGCGGCTGCGGACACGGGTGACGGAGAGGATCGACCGCGCCTTCTTCCGCAGCGCCTACGACGCCCGGCAGATCATGCAGGCGCTGGCCGAGAAGACGTCCGCGGCCACCACGCGGGAGGAGCTGGGAGCATTCCTGGCCGGCCACATCCGGCAGGCGCTTCATCCCAGCACGCTGGCGATCTATCTGGAAGACTGCGGCGGCTCTCTCGTGGCGGTGCACGGCGCATCGCCGGGGGGCCCGGAACGGATCCCGCCGGCCGGCTCGTCCATGGACCGTGTGACGGACTCCGGGCGCCGCGTGCCGCTCTTCGGAAGGGACGGACGCCAGGCCGGCGTCATCCTCCTGGGAGAGCGTCTCTCCGAGGAGCCGTACTCGAAAGAGGACCGGCTCCTGCTGACGTCTGTGGCGAGCCAGGCGGCGCTGGCGCTGGAGAACATCCGGCTCGCCGGGCAGATGGCCGAGCGCTTGGAGGCCGAGCGGCGGGCCACGGTCGAGCTGGAGCTGGCGAAGGAAGTGCAGTCACGGCTCCTGCCACGCCGCGTCCCGCGGCTGCAGACACTCGACTGCGCCGGCCACTGCCTGCAGGCGCGCGCCGTCGGCGGCGACTATTACGATTTCCTCGAGCTCGGCGGCGGCCGGGTCGGACTGGTGCTGGCCGACATCGCCGGAAAGGGGATCGCCGGGGCCTTGATGATGGCCACCCTGCAGGCGAACCTGCGCAGCCAGTCGGGCCTGGCCCAGGAGGACCTGCGTGGAATGTTGTGCAGGCTGAACCAGGCGATGCGCGAGTCGATCGCCGACCATCGGTACGCCACGCTCTTCTTCGGCTGCTACGAGGACACGACGCGCCGCCTGCGCTACACGAACTGCGGGCACAACCCGCCCATCCTGCTGCGCACGGACGGCAGCGTGGAGCGCCTCGCGGCCACGGCCACCATCCTGGGTGCCTTCGAAGCGTGGGACTGCACGGTGGCGGAGACGACTCTCGCGCCCGGGGACGCGTTGCTGCTGTACAGCGACGGCATCACCGAGGCGAGAGGCGACCAGGACGACGAGTTCGGCGAAGCGCGCCTCCTGGAGACGCTGCGCCGCCATCGCCACGCGGAGGCGCCGGCGCTCGTGGCCGCCGTCCTCCAGGCGGTCCGGGAATTCAGCGCCGGCGAGCAGGCGGACGACATCACCCTGGTGGCCGCCCGCTGCCGCTGA
- a CDS encoding type II toxin-antitoxin system PemK/MazF family toxin has product MGGLYLRARAGLQRLQFARGEVYLVSFDPTVGAEIRKTRPALVIQNDIANRWSPVTIVAAITSRPDGTVYPADVRVDPPEGSLSVPSVVLLNQIRTIDRRRLVKRLGRLRPDTMKQVNRSLHLNLGLAGL; this is encoded by the coding sequence GTGGGCGGATTATATCTCCGGGCCCGGGCGGGCCTTCAGCGGCTCCAGTTTGCGAGGGGCGAGGTCTATCTCGTGTCCTTCGATCCCACCGTAGGCGCGGAGATCAGGAAGACTCGACCCGCTCTCGTCATCCAGAACGACATCGCCAACCGCTGGAGCCCGGTGACGATCGTCGCGGCCATCACATCGCGGCCTGACGGAACCGTCTATCCCGCCGATGTGCGCGTCGATCCGCCGGAGGGGAGCCTGAGCGTCCCCTCGGTCGTCCTCCTGAACCAGATCCGCACGATCGACAGGCGTCGCCTGGTGAAGCGGCTCGGTCGATTGCGGCCCGATACCATGAAGCAGGTGAACCGCTCGCTCCATCTCAACCTCGGCCTCGCCGGCCTCTGA
- a CDS encoding DUF4258 domain-containing protein, protein MISFASREPLSPPDARRLILEILTGGEVVSSRHAADEMAKDDLTMVDCVNALRAGFVEPAEMERGTWRYRVNARRISVVVAFRSETSLVVVTAWRSRR, encoded by the coding sequence ATGATCTCCTTTGCGAGTCGAGAGCCATTGAGTCCGCCGGATGCCAGGCGGCTGATCCTAGAGATCCTGACTGGTGGCGAGGTCGTTTCCTCGAGGCATGCTGCGGATGAGATGGCGAAGGACGACCTGACGATGGTCGATTGCGTCAATGCCCTGCGTGCCGGGTTCGTCGAGCCTGCCGAGATGGAGCGCGGGACCTGGCGCTATCGCGTCAACGCGCGGCGAATATCCGTCGTCGTGGCATTCCGATCCGAGACAAGCCTGGTGGTCGTGACCGCCTGGAGGTCCAGGCGATGA
- a CDS encoding type II TA system antitoxin MqsA family protein yields MKCPQCSHQMKTGRENYLYKESGLPNVTLVGIEVSRCPSCGEQEAVIPRIEQLHRVIGTAIARKRPGLTPAEIRFLRKCLGWSGSEFSAHMGVSAETVSRWESGSATMGSAAERLLRLATLTREPAADYSLGLLKDMARTEPVAQRLQVRVEKGRWSAEAA; encoded by the coding sequence ATGAAATGCCCCCAATGCAGCCACCAGATGAAGACGGGCCGCGAGAACTATCTGTACAAGGAGAGCGGCCTGCCCAACGTCACGCTGGTAGGTATCGAGGTGAGTCGCTGCCCTTCCTGCGGTGAGCAGGAGGCCGTGATCCCCAGGATCGAGCAACTCCACCGCGTCATCGGCACCGCGATCGCTCGAAAGCGACCCGGCCTGACCCCGGCGGAGATCCGCTTCTTGCGAAAGTGCCTCGGCTGGTCGGGGTCCGAGTTCTCGGCGCACATGGGTGTGTCGGCCGAGACGGTCTCCCGCTGGGAGAGCGGGTCGGCCACCATGGGGTCGGCGGCGGAAAGACTCCTGAGGCTGGCCACCCTGACGCGGGAACCGGCGGCCGATTATTCGCTCGGACTCCTGAAGGACATGGCACGGACGGAGCCGGTCGCCCAGCGACTGCAAGTGCGCGTCGAGAAGGGCCGCTGGAGCGCCGAGGCGGCGTAG
- a CDS encoding ATP-binding cassette domain-containing protein gives MLERSRLAVLKRLREQAVWKFFAVLPRADRGLATVWWGILLLRGLLPALFAVGMGGLVAAVQQGESLAGPLGAVGAVFVLLQVLVPLHQAVSANLGSRVAAWLYDRLAEACVRPPGMGHLEDPELASDLTVAREFDLGMTGPPMHINMEFIAAELVQTVVGLACAVVLAGFAWWAPLVLCGAWLLTHRLLRESAVWRDRNTPEVREAQRHAEYAYRLAVDPPAAKELRLFGLADWVMERFVGRRTLLHELQYRATRLRERPLLWSLLLVTAANVLVFWSLASAALSGRVDLGQVVLYAQVAVGVSAVAFGGLSWAIGGASAPVAAVLRLQPAMAARGALTVPGAAAAAAALAVPGAPSTPAALRGTLAVPAAPRRAQGLPARHIRFRGVAFAYPGSGRRVLDGFDLTVPAGSSLAIVGLNGAGKTTLAKLLCRLYEPQDGAIEVDGVDLRDLDVDSWRSRITAVFQDFVRFELPLRDNVAPGGAPDDVVRAALEEAGAAGLARLDTPLARGYEDGTDLSGGQWQRVALARALCAVRMGAGLVLLDEPTAQLDVRGEAEIFDRLLTATRKVTTILISHRFSTVRHADRIGVIEGGRVVELGTHDDLMSLRGRYRAMFDLQAQRFAADTDEEGTVYETLS, from the coding sequence ATGCTCGAAAGGAGCCGGCTCGCCGTGCTGAAGCGACTGCGTGAGCAAGCGGTATGGAAGTTCTTCGCCGTCCTTCCCAGGGCGGACCGGGGGCTGGCGACCGTCTGGTGGGGCATCCTGCTGTTGCGCGGCTTGCTGCCGGCGCTGTTCGCCGTGGGGATGGGTGGCCTGGTCGCGGCGGTGCAGCAGGGGGAAAGCCTGGCGGGGCCGCTCGGCGCCGTCGGAGCGGTGTTCGTCCTCCTCCAGGTCCTGGTGCCATTGCATCAGGCGGTGAGCGCCAATCTGGGGAGCCGGGTGGCGGCCTGGCTCTACGACCGGCTGGCCGAAGCGTGCGTCCGGCCGCCGGGGATGGGGCATCTCGAAGACCCGGAGCTCGCCTCCGACCTGACGGTGGCGCGCGAGTTCGACCTCGGGATGACCGGGCCGCCGATGCACATCAACATGGAGTTCATCGCGGCGGAGCTGGTGCAGACGGTCGTGGGGCTCGCGTGCGCGGTCGTGCTGGCCGGCTTCGCATGGTGGGCTCCCCTGGTGCTCTGCGGGGCGTGGCTCCTGACGCACCGGCTCCTGCGCGAGAGCGCCGTCTGGCGGGACCGCAACACGCCGGAGGTCCGCGAGGCGCAGCGTCACGCGGAGTACGCCTACCGGCTCGCCGTGGATCCGCCGGCGGCGAAAGAGCTCCGGCTGTTCGGGCTCGCCGACTGGGTGATGGAGCGGTTCGTCGGCCGCCGGACGCTGCTTCACGAGCTGCAGTACCGGGCGACGCGCCTGCGCGAGCGGCCGCTCCTGTGGAGCCTGCTGCTCGTCACCGCGGCCAACGTGCTCGTGTTCTGGTCGCTGGCGTCCGCGGCCCTGTCGGGCCGGGTCGATCTCGGGCAGGTCGTCCTCTATGCCCAGGTGGCGGTGGGCGTGAGCGCCGTCGCCTTTGGCGGGCTGAGCTGGGCGATCGGCGGTGCCTCCGCTCCCGTGGCGGCCGTGCTGCGCCTGCAGCCTGCGATGGCGGCGCGGGGGGCGCTTACTGTCCCGGGGGCGGCTGCGGCCGCGGCGGCGCTCGCGGTGCCGGGGGCGCCATCGACTCCGGCCGCGCTTCGCGGGACGCTCGCGGTGCCGGCCGCGCCGCGCCGCGCGCAGGGTCTGCCCGCGCGCCACATCCGCTTCCGCGGCGTGGCGTTCGCCTATCCGGGCAGCGGCCGGCGGGTGCTCGACGGCTTCGACCTGACGGTGCCGGCCGGATCGTCGCTCGCCATCGTCGGCCTGAACGGCGCGGGGAAGACGACGCTCGCCAAGCTGCTGTGCCGGCTGTACGAGCCGCAGGACGGCGCCATCGAGGTGGACGGCGTCGACCTGCGCGACCTGGATGTCGACTCGTGGCGGTCGCGAATCACGGCCGTGTTCCAGGATTTCGTGCGCTTCGAGCTGCCGCTGCGCGACAACGTCGCGCCGGGCGGGGCTCCCGACGACGTGGTGCGCGCGGCCCTGGAGGAGGCGGGCGCCGCGGGGCTCGCCCGGCTCGACACGCCCCTGGCGCGCGGGTACGAGGACGGCACCGATCTCTCCGGCGGGCAGTGGCAGCGTGTGGCGCTCGCCCGGGCGCTCTGTGCGGTGCGGATGGGGGCCGGGCTGGTGCTGCTCGACGAGCCGACCGCGCAGCTGGACGTGCGCGGCGAGGCCGAGATCTTCGACCGCCTCCTGACCGCGACGCGGAAGGTCACCACGATCCTGATCTCCCACCGCTTCTCGACGGTGCGCCACGCCGACCGCATCGGCGTGATCGAGGGGGGCCGGGTGGTCGAGCTGGGGACGCACGACGATCTCATGTCCCTGCGCGGCCGTTACCGGGCGATGTTCGACCTGCAGGCGCAGCGCTTTGCCGCCGACACGGACGAGGAGGGGACGGTCTATGAAACCCTCTCCTGA
- a CDS encoding ABC transporter ATP-binding protein, producing MRVTRIGPRLVRDRREAWESWYAPVAAARRTSALWHALAWAIFGAAYVGAIVFVSSFLRAPAGDVLLLLAAGGRLSAYVGATVGEIGFLRGIWLDGSRRLAWLEDYAASLLAPADAPAPSRLREGIRLEAVSFAYPGTERLVLDSVSLDLPAGAVVALVGENGAGKTTLVKLLAKLYEPTSGRILVDGVPLGRVRADEWRSRLAGAFQDFFRFELIARHSVGVGDAPRRDDLSAVAAAVERAGAADVVTRLPAGLDTQLGPTWPGGVEVSFGQWQKLALARGFMRDSPLLLVLDEPTAALDAETEHALFERFAAAARPPAGPGTAARQPSAPGRTTEPADGRDGRITILVSHRFSTVRMADLIVVLDGAHVAQVGSHEDLMARGGPYAELYRIQAAAYR from the coding sequence GTGCGCGTCACCCGGATCGGCCCGCGCCTCGTTCGGGACCGGCGCGAGGCGTGGGAATCCTGGTACGCCCCGGTCGCGGCCGCCCGGCGCACGAGCGCCCTCTGGCACGCCCTCGCCTGGGCGATCTTCGGCGCGGCCTACGTCGGGGCGATCGTCTTCGTGTCGTCGTTCCTGCGCGCGCCGGCCGGGGACGTGCTGCTCCTGCTCGCCGCGGGCGGGCGGCTGTCGGCCTACGTCGGCGCGACCGTCGGCGAAATTGGCTTCCTGCGCGGCATCTGGCTGGACGGCTCGCGCCGCCTGGCGTGGCTCGAAGACTACGCGGCATCCCTCCTGGCCCCGGCCGACGCGCCCGCCCCCTCGCGGCTGCGGGAAGGGATCCGCCTGGAGGCCGTGTCGTTCGCCTATCCCGGCACCGAGCGCCTGGTGCTCGATTCCGTCTCTCTCGATCTGCCCGCGGGCGCCGTCGTGGCCCTCGTGGGAGAAAACGGCGCCGGCAAGACGACGCTGGTCAAGCTCCTCGCGAAACTGTACGAGCCCACCTCGGGCCGCATCCTCGTGGACGGCGTGCCCCTCGGCCGCGTGCGGGCGGACGAGTGGCGCTCGCGGCTGGCCGGGGCGTTCCAGGATTTCTTCCGCTTCGAGCTCATCGCCCGCCATTCGGTCGGGGTCGGCGACGCCCCGCGCCGCGACGACTTGTCGGCCGTCGCGGCCGCCGTCGAGCGCGCCGGAGCCGCCGACGTCGTGACCCGCCTGCCCGCCGGACTCGACACCCAGCTCGGACCGACTTGGCCCGGCGGCGTCGAGGTGTCGTTCGGCCAGTGGCAGAAGCTCGCGCTCGCCCGCGGCTTCATGCGCGACTCTCCGCTGCTGCTCGTGCTCGACGAGCCCACCGCGGCGCTCGATGCCGAGACCGAGCACGCCCTCTTCGAACGTTTCGCCGCCGCCGCACGCCCGCCCGCCGGTCCCGGCACCGCCGCGCGCCAGCCCTCCGCGCCGGGCCGCACCACCGAGCCGGCCGACGGCCGGGACGGTCGCATCACCATCCTCGTCTCGCACCGTTTCAGCACCGTGCGGATGGCCGACCTGATCGTCGTCCTCGACGGCGCCCACGTGGCCCAGGTCGGCAGCCACGAGGATCTGATGGCCAGGGGCGGTCCGTACGCGGAGCTCTATCGCATCCAGGCCGCGGCCTATCGCTGA
- a CDS encoding protein kinase → MAGHEGERPAKRLSSATTRSAEPVRVRADSTRRLLTPGQTIESPETLLSYRVERFLGEGGFGQVYLARCLGHSSVGAEAVCIKVSGRIDGWLREAYFGQLLDGHPRAIRVYDAFPLTPPEGRVLYCLALEYARHGDLRAFLHRAEAGWPEKIVRREIAGILEVLRKLHRGQLLHRDLTPMNVFVCDGPSLKLGDFGIVRQQSDRGGITARTMNALTAPSDILAGAVPKWQARDDVYQVGQLLGMLVKGDASARLRTSEIRRLACGDHLKEIIHRCLGERRKRYESADGLIEALRNPPAPLKAGVLRSLKGVHLAFTGILSKRRNEAGKAARRAGAVVHGGPSARTTVIVRGRPNPLQAAGRDAGLKLMEIKRLRAKGHRITLLNERQFWRLARQPKVAARRNR, encoded by the coding sequence ATGGCCGGCCACGAAGGCGAGAGACCCGCGAAGCGACTCTCCTCCGCCACCACCCGCAGCGCGGAGCCGGTGCGCGTCCGGGCCGATTCCACGCGCCGTCTGCTGACGCCCGGACAGACGATCGAGAGCCCCGAGACCCTGCTCTCGTACCGGGTCGAACGGTTCCTGGGCGAGGGGGGCTTCGGCCAGGTCTACCTGGCGCGGTGCCTCGGCCACTCCTCCGTCGGCGCGGAGGCGGTCTGCATCAAGGTCAGCGGGCGCATCGACGGGTGGCTGCGCGAGGCGTACTTCGGCCAGCTCCTGGACGGACATCCGCGCGCCATCCGCGTCTACGACGCCTTCCCGCTGACGCCGCCGGAGGGCCGGGTGCTGTACTGCCTGGCCCTCGAGTATGCGCGCCACGGCGACCTGAGGGCCTTCCTGCACCGCGCGGAGGCGGGATGGCCCGAGAAGATCGTCCGCCGCGAGATCGCGGGGATCCTCGAGGTGCTCCGCAAGCTGCACCGCGGACAGCTGCTGCACCGCGACCTCACCCCGATGAACGTGTTCGTCTGCGACGGGCCGAGCCTCAAGCTCGGGGATTTCGGGATCGTGCGCCAGCAGAGCGACCGGGGCGGGATCACCGCGCGCACCATGAACGCCTTGACGGCCCCCAGCGACATCCTGGCGGGCGCCGTCCCCAAGTGGCAGGCCCGCGACGACGTGTATCAGGTGGGGCAGCTCCTGGGGATGCTGGTGAAGGGGGACGCGAGCGCGCGCCTGCGCACCTCCGAGATCCGCCGCCTCGCCTGCGGCGATCACCTGAAGGAGATCATCCACCGCTGCCTGGGGGAGCGTCGCAAGCGGTACGAGAGCGCCGACGGCCTGATCGAGGCGCTGCGCAATCCGCCGGCCCCGCTCAAGGCGGGCGTGCTGCGGTCCCTCAAGGGGGTCCACCTCGCGTTCACCGGCATCCTGAGCAAGCGCCGCAACGAGGCCGGGAAAGCGGCACGGAGGGCTGGCGCCGTGGTGCATGGCGGACCGTCGGCGCGCACGACCGTCATCGTGCGGGGGCGACCGAATCCCCTGCAGGCGGCCGGGAGGGACGCCGGCCTGAAGCTGATGGAGATCAAGCGGCTGCGCGCGAAGGGACACAGGATCACGCTGCTGAACGAACGGCAGTTCTGGCGCCTGGCGCGCCAACCGAAGGTCGCGGCGCGCCGGAACAGGTAG
- a CDS encoding PhoPQ-activated pathogenicity-related family protein has product MKRPAPVLLAAARLIPALEAAAHPAAARLSMALAVAVLLLPACAAGGPRRPDAREGARQDATPLDRYVAAPDPAYTWEKVRELSGEGCVAHVLKMTSQTWLTPGDVDRTTWWHWLTIVEPEKVTSDIALLYIGGGSNDDALPAEIRSTYARIAVSTGSVVAELRMVPNEPLQFAGDSSGPRKEDRLIAFAWSKFLRGGDPVWLPRLPMTKSAVRAMDTVSAYFEKRGGSGPRIRRFVVAGSSKRGWTTWTTAAADRRVVGIVPIVIDLLNVEASFKHHHDVYGFWAPAIQSYVEMGVPDWFGTPQMRRLREIVDPYEYRARLTMPKLVINATGDQFFVPDSSQFYFDALRGEKHLRYVPNADHSMRQTDVDESVLAFYRSIVKETPRPEFTWTFEEDGSIRVRTGGSQVPAEARLWQATNPKARDFRLETLGPAWRSTVLAPQPDGEYGASMTAPASGWTAFFVELTYAGGDAPPLKLTTAVRVLPDAFPIADSSR; this is encoded by the coding sequence GTGAAACGCCCAGCGCCGGTCCTTCTGGCCGCGGCCCGACTCATCCCGGCTCTGGAGGCCGCGGCCCATCCCGCCGCGGCCCGACTCTCAATGGCCCTCGCCGTCGCGGTCCTGCTCCTTCCGGCCTGCGCCGCCGGCGGACCGCGCCGTCCGGACGCGCGCGAGGGCGCGCGGCAGGACGCCACGCCGCTCGATCGCTACGTCGCCGCCCCTGACCCCGCCTACACCTGGGAGAAGGTGCGCGAGCTTTCGGGCGAAGGGTGTGTCGCGCACGTGCTGAAGATGACCTCCCAGACCTGGCTCACCCCCGGGGACGTCGACCGCACGACCTGGTGGCACTGGCTGACGATCGTCGAGCCCGAGAAGGTCACGAGCGACATCGCGCTGCTCTATATCGGCGGCGGCAGCAACGACGACGCCCTGCCCGCCGAGATCCGATCGACCTACGCGCGGATCGCGGTCTCCACCGGCAGCGTCGTGGCCGAGCTGAGGATGGTCCCGAACGAGCCGCTGCAGTTCGCCGGGGACTCCAGCGGACCCCGCAAGGAGGACCGGCTGATCGCCTTCGCCTGGAGCAAGTTCCTGCGCGGCGGGGATCCGGTCTGGCTGCCGAGGCTGCCGATGACCAAGAGCGCCGTGCGCGCCATGGACACCGTCTCGGCGTACTTCGAAAAGCGAGGCGGCAGCGGCCCGCGCATCCGGCGCTTCGTCGTGGCCGGGTCCTCGAAGCGGGGCTGGACCACCTGGACCACGGCCGCCGCCGACCGGCGCGTCGTGGGGATCGTCCCGATCGTGATCGACCTCCTGAACGTGGAGGCCTCGTTCAAGCATCATCACGACGTCTATGGGTTCTGGGCGCCGGCCATCCAGTCGTACGTCGAGATGGGGGTCCCCGACTGGTTCGGCACGCCGCAGATGCGACGGCTGCGGGAGATCGTCGACCCGTACGAGTACCGCGCCCGCCTGACGATGCCCAAGCTCGTCATCAACGCCACCGGCGACCAGTTCTTCGTCCCGGACTCGTCGCAGTTCTACTTCGACGCCCTGCGGGGCGAGAAGCACCTGCGCTACGTCCCCAACGCCGACCACTCGATGCGCCAGACCGACGTGGACGAGAGCGTGCTGGCCTTCTATCGCTCGATCGTGAAGGAGACGCCGCGCCCCGAATTCACCTGGACGTTCGAGGAGGACGGCTCGATCCGCGTCCGCACCGGCGGCTCGCAGGTTCCGGCCGAGGCCAGGCTCTGGCAGGCCACGAACCCCAAGGCGCGCGACTTCCGTCTCGAGACGCTCGGGCCGGCCTGGCGCAGCACCGTCCTCGCGCCGCAGCCGGACGGCGAGTACGGAGCGAGCATGACCGCGCCGGCCTCCGGCTGGACGGCGTTCTTCGTCGAGCTGACGTACGCGGGCGGCGACGCCCCGCCGCTCAAGCTGACCACCGCGGTCCGCGTCCTGCCCGACGCCTTTCCGATCGCGGACTCCTCTCGCTGA
- a CDS encoding CPBP family intramembrane glutamic endopeptidase produces the protein MAHPTTQFSMSDPPVEIRYALYVTLIVSCGAFLVLASIPVSLFDLSSTVVSFGLLLLSYLLFTSEHYVGWLRERTAKSELLFPAMLLAVYILYGLGPGRLRIPESLLIPAYLAFPILFASLAAQRGERPNRFDLLTVAFLYLPVELSALARAWQPAHAGIPSPTHAFSQLLGMNLALFCFLVIRPIGGIGFTLRLRKPDVVQALIAFAWFFPLALVFAGLTGLVPFRPHLPHAALVIPMILGKSLMVALPEEVLFRGLLQNLLQRAAPSARGRLAALLVSSVIFGFTHVNNNPLFDWRYVTIASVAGIAYGIVYNRTGKVTAAAITHSLIDVVRGLFF, from the coding sequence ATGGCCCATCCGACGACGCAGTTTTCCATGTCAGACCCCCCGGTCGAGATCCGGTATGCGCTCTACGTCACGCTGATCGTCAGCTGCGGGGCGTTCCTGGTCCTCGCCTCGATCCCGGTCAGCCTGTTCGACCTGTCGTCCACGGTGGTCAGCTTCGGCCTGCTGCTCCTGTCATACCTTCTGTTCACGTCGGAGCACTACGTGGGGTGGCTGCGCGAGCGCACCGCGAAGAGCGAACTGCTCTTCCCGGCGATGCTGCTGGCGGTCTACATCCTGTACGGCCTCGGCCCCGGCCGGCTGCGGATACCGGAATCGCTCCTGATCCCGGCCTATCTTGCCTTCCCCATCCTGTTCGCCAGCCTCGCCGCGCAGCGCGGCGAGCGGCCGAACCGCTTCGATCTGCTCACCGTGGCGTTCCTCTACCTGCCGGTCGAGCTGTCCGCGCTCGCCCGCGCGTGGCAGCCGGCCCATGCCGGCATCCCTTCTCCGACGCATGCGTTCAGCCAGCTCCTCGGGATGAACCTGGCCCTGTTCTGCTTCCTGGTGATCCGCCCGATCGGCGGGATCGGGTTCACCCTCCGGCTGCGGAAGCCGGACGTCGTTCAGGCGCTGATCGCGTTCGCGTGGTTCTTCCCGCTCGCCCTGGTGTTCGCGGGCCTGACCGGCCTCGTGCCGTTCCGGCCGCACCTGCCCCATGCGGCTCTCGTCATCCCGATGATCCTGGGGAAAAGCCTGATGGTCGCCCTGCCCGAGGAAGTCCTGTTCCGCGGGCTGCTGCAGAATCTGCTGCAGCGCGCCGCGCCGAGCGCCCGGGGGCGCCTGGCGGCGCTTCTCGTCAGCTCGGTGATCTTCGGGTTCACCCACGTCAACAACAATCCGCTGTTCGACTGGCGCTACGTGACGATCGCTTCGGTGGCCGGCATCGCCTACGGCATCGTCTACAACCGCACCGGCAAAGTGACCGCCGCGGCGATCACGCACTCTCTCATCGACGTGGTCCGGGGACTCTTCTTCTGA